A region of Nostoc sp. 'Peltigera membranacea cyanobiont' N6 DNA encodes the following proteins:
- a CDS encoding PD-(D/E)XK nuclease family protein, whose product MSTPDRPFASYHLWSLVAPATGQERWHCQMRRGFIKARQHEPKVKALLSQATAPQRIGILAQKGVYEFHHHRHLLKQADGVERVAQLLKLGNSSDQVQQRVLQILKKYHDAPLLLDKDIIQLTPGDEGFPKPIVVEQEDYCFRLYAAMDCVFIESDSTLHILDFKTGKSAFDKRQALVYLVAARYLYPGREAVASFYNLEICKKSELISINNSELESLKFELANIAHKHQHDLHKYQEETNNFSKIFPPNPGSHCRFCPFNSICEFADVRQTQSYPLPSLRVNS is encoded by the coding sequence ATGTCAACCCCCGATCGACCTTTTGCCAGTTATCACCTTTGGTCTCTAGTTGCCCCAGCAACTGGGCAAGAACGCTGGCATTGCCAGATGAGACGGGGGTTTATCAAAGCACGGCAACACGAACCAAAAGTTAAAGCGCTGTTATCGCAAGCTACTGCACCCCAGAGGATTGGCATACTCGCCCAAAAAGGCGTTTATGAGTTTCATCATCACAGGCATCTGTTAAAGCAAGCAGATGGTGTAGAAAGAGTTGCACAGCTACTAAAATTAGGCAATTCAAGCGATCAAGTCCAGCAACGCGTGCTGCAAATTTTGAAAAAGTATCACGATGCGCCGTTGCTTTTGGATAAAGATATTATCCAATTAACTCCGGGTGATGAAGGTTTTCCTAAACCGATAGTAGTTGAACAAGAAGATTATTGCTTTCGCTTATATGCAGCTATGGACTGCGTTTTTATTGAGTCTGATAGCACTTTACATATTTTAGATTTTAAAACTGGTAAGTCAGCTTTTGACAAACGACAGGCATTAGTTTATTTGGTAGCTGCTCGTTATCTTTACCCCGGAAGAGAAGCTGTGGCATCATTTTATAATTTAGAAATATGTAAGAAGTCTGAGTTAATTAGCATCAATAATAGTGAATTAGAATCCTTAAAATTTGAATTAGCTAATATTGCCCACAAGCATCAGCACGATTTGCATAAATATCAGGAAGAAACGAACAATTTTAGTAAAATATTTCCTCCGAATCCTGGTTCTCACTGCCGTTTTTGCCCATTTAACTCAATCTGTGAATTTGCCGATGTTAGGCAAACTCAATCATATCCATTGCCAAGTTTAAGAGTTAATAGCTAA